DNA from Alnus glutinosa chromosome 2, dhAlnGlut1.1, whole genome shotgun sequence:
aatttgagcGTATGCCACTCCCAAGAGCCAAaacctatcatttttttttttttggtggtttggccaccccagagctacccctctttttttttttttttttttttttttttttttttttttcaatttttttcaattaaattttaaagattttttttttaattttttttatatagtgccacgtgtcaacagctgtggttgacacgtggcggaccattaaaatttggatggaaaatgtaacagaggtaccaaacggatttttacccctaactcaGGTATCACCTATgaattaacaaaagaaaactcaggtactaaatttaaaaaaagattaaaaatcaGATACcgatagggtatttaaccctaaataatataatcttgagcttatatgtatgtatataaatttattatgcactTACACAAATTATGTGCATGCGTACACACACATAAAACTACACATATTCACAAAGACGCTCTTGTACATACAAATCTATAAAACTAaactcacaaacacactcatATTCACGAGagggaaaaactaaaaaaacatcACTTACACACTCCATACACACCCACCCTCTCACGTGGGGTGGGACTCACACATGTGGGTCCCACCCCATAGAGAGGGTGGGTGTGTATTGAGTGTGTAAGTGGTGTTTTTGTAACACCCCTCTTCACGAGAACTCACGTACAGCTGCAGAAACGTACGTACTCTGTGTAAGTAAACGAAATTAAAAAGTTGTTAATTCGAAATTCTTGAATTATATGGATTTGATGATGTATATACAACGATGTAAAGGAAACATCTCACTTGTTATTTTGTTGCAAAGTGACATAGGTCCTTTAAACAACACTATTACCATTACATTATTCTCAACTTTTTTAACTTATACGAAATCACCAAATTATTTTAGATTGAtgcagagaaaaagaaaaagaaataccaAAATAAGTGCATGCAGTAACTTACAAAAGAGGAAAGCGGATGGAGTAGTTTTCTAGGCAGGACATTTGAACCCTTCAGGTGGAGTCTTGCCACAATCAACGAGGACCTGAAGAGCAATCGGGATGATGATATTGATATTCAGAAGCTTAGCCTTGATGGTGGTGCAAAGGCACACCGCGGCATCCAAGTCTGCTAGTCCTTGCAGCACTGGACAACACGTGTCCTTTGCGCTACTTCCAATCCCTATGTGAACAAGGCCTCCCAACAAGTCCACACATGCGCCTAGCTTTAGTGTGTCAATGGAGCATGTTTGTTCTGCCGGTGGACTTGGCTTTGGCTTTGGCTCCACaggcactggtgtaggcggctttggctccacgggcactggtgtaggcggctttggctccactggcactggtgtaggcggctttggctccacgggcactggtgtaggcggctttggctccactggcactggtgtaggcggctttggctccactggcactggtgtaggcggctttggctccacgggcactggtgtaggcggctttggctccacgggcactggtgtaggcggctttggctccactggcactggtgtaggcggctttggctccacgggcactggtgtaggcggctttggctccacGGGCACTGGTGTTGGTGGCTTTGGCTCcaccggcactggtgtaggcggctttggttccaccggcactggtgtaggTGTTGGTGGTTTAGGCACCACTGGTGTAGGAGTTGGTGGCTTGGGCACATAAGGTGGTGGGT
Protein-coding regions in this window:
- the LOC133860778 gene encoding 36.4 kDa proline-rich protein-like; this encodes MGNHALSNLLPLLLNLATFLTTSIALPYCPPPQYPPHHPKPPKHPPHVVPPHPPHIPVKPPHPPHVKPPYPPFVPKPPIVKPPIVYPPPYVPKPPTPTPVVPKPPTPTPVPVEPKPPTPVPVEPKPPTPVPVEPKPPTPVPVEPKPPTPVPVEPKPPTPVPVEPKPPTPVPVEPKPPTPVPVEPKPPTPVPVEPKPPTPVPVEPKPPTPVPVEPKPPTPVPVEPKPPTPVPVEPKPKPSPPAEQTCSIDTLKLGACVDLLGGLVHIGIGSSAKDTCCPVLQGLADLDAAVCLCTTIKAKLLNINIIIPIALQVLVDCGKTPPEGFKCPA